A section of the Nitrospirota bacterium genome encodes:
- a CDS encoding beta-lactamase family protein — MKRFPKIIIFVAVLLVLVIISLYSLAPHPPGVPDQVENVQELDAFFERLVASGSPPGLSAAVVKNGRLVYNRAFGYADGPRGIKAVPETVYHWWSMTKIPTVVAILQLMEQGKLGLDDPVTRHLPWFNVIYPSDHSPVVTIRHLIQ, encoded by the coding sequence GTGAAAAGATTTCCAAAGATAATTATCTTCGTTGCTGTCTTACTCGTCCTCGTTATTATTAGCCTCTATTCTCTTGCACCACATCCCCCCGGGGTCCCGGATCAGGTAGAAAATGTGCAAGAATTAGATGCCTTTTTTGAAAGGCTTGTTGCATCTGGCAGTCCGCCAGGGTTATCTGCAGCAGTAGTTAAAAATGGCCGGCTTGTATACAACCGTGCCTTTGGCTACGCTGATGGCCCGCGGGGCATAAAGGCCGTGCCTGAGACCGTCTATCACTGGTGGTCTATGACCAAAATCCCTACAGTCGTTGCTATACTTCAATTGATGGAACAGGGTAAACTGGGGCTCGATGACCCGGTAACGAGGCATCTGCCATGGTTTAATGTAATCTATCCTTCGGATCACAGCCCTGTTGTGACTATTCGCCACCTGATTCAGC
- a CDS encoding UPF0175 family protein: MPQPSLISDEIIQSTRFTEDEFKQEIAVLLFQKEKLTLAQASRFAGMTRLQFQHLLASRNIPVHYDIVEFEDDLKTLKDSGRL; encoded by the coding sequence ATTCCACAGCCCAGCCTTATTTCTGATGAAATTATTCAATCAACCAGATTCACAGAAGATGAATTCAAACAAGAAATAGCTGTCTTACTTTTTCAAAAGGAAAAGCTGACGCTTGCACAGGCAAGCCGTTTCGCAGGAATGACCCGTCTGCAATTTCAGCATTTGCTTGCAAGCAGAAATATTCCTGTACATTATGACATCGTCGAATTTGAAGATGATTTAAAAACATTAAAGGACTCTGGCAGGCTGTGA